One region of Corvus moneduloides isolate bCorMon1 chromosome 1, bCorMon1.pri, whole genome shotgun sequence genomic DNA includes:
- the LYPLA1 gene encoding acyl-protein thioesterase 1 isoform X1, translated as MCGNNMSAPLPAIVPAARKATAAVIFLHGLGDTGHGWSEALAGIKSPHVKYICPHAPVMPVSLNMNMSMPSWFDIIGLSPDSQEDEAGIKQAAESVKALIDQEVRNGIPSNRIILGGFSQGGALSLYTALTTHQKLAGVIALSCWLPLRASFPQGPISGVNKDIAVLQCHGDCDPLVPLMFGSLTVEKLKSMINPANVTFKTYSGLMHSSSLEEMMDVKQFIDKHLPRVD; from the exons ATGTGCGGCAACAACATGTcggctcctctccctgccatcGTCCCGGCCGCCAGGAAGGCGACGGCCGCC gTCATTTTTCTTCACGGATTAGGAGATACCGG GCACGGATGGTCAGAAGCACTTGCTGGTATCAAAAGCCCCCATGTGAAATACATTTGCCCACATGC GCCAGTTATGCCAGTTTCTTTGAACATGAACATGTCTATGCCATCATG GTTTGATATCATTGGACTTTCTCCAGATTCACAGGAGGATGAAGCTGGGATCAAGCAGGCGGCAGAGAGTG TTAAAGCACTGATAGATCAAGAAGTAAGAAACGGAATTCCTTCCAATCGAATTATTCTGGGAGGCTTTTCTCAG GGGGGTGCTTTATCATTGTATACAGCTCTTACAACACATCAAAAATTAGCAGGCGTCATAGCCCTCAGCTGTTGGCTTCCTCTACGGGCCTCTTTTCCTCAG GGCCCTATCAGTGGTGTCAACAAGGATATTGCTGTTCTTCAATGCCATGGGGACTGTGACCCTCTGGTTCCTTTAATGTTTGGTTCCCTCACTGTTGAGAAGCTTAAAAGTATGATAAATCCAGCCAACGTAACCTTCAAGACTTACTCTGGCCTGATGCATAGTTCGTCTCTTGAG GAAATGATGGATGTAAAACAGTTCATAGACAAACATCTACCTCGCGTAGACTGA
- the LYPLA1 gene encoding acyl-protein thioesterase 1 isoform X2, whose protein sequence is MPVSLNMNMSMPSWFDIIGLSPDSQEDEAGIKQAAESVKALIDQEVRNGIPSNRIILGGFSQGGALSLYTALTTHQKLAGVIALSCWLPLRASFPQGPISGVNKDIAVLQCHGDCDPLVPLMFGSLTVEKLKSMINPANVTFKTYSGLMHSSSLEEMMDVKQFIDKHLPRVD, encoded by the exons ATGCCAGTTTCTTTGAACATGAACATGTCTATGCCATCATG GTTTGATATCATTGGACTTTCTCCAGATTCACAGGAGGATGAAGCTGGGATCAAGCAGGCGGCAGAGAGTG TTAAAGCACTGATAGATCAAGAAGTAAGAAACGGAATTCCTTCCAATCGAATTATTCTGGGAGGCTTTTCTCAG GGGGGTGCTTTATCATTGTATACAGCTCTTACAACACATCAAAAATTAGCAGGCGTCATAGCCCTCAGCTGTTGGCTTCCTCTACGGGCCTCTTTTCCTCAG GGCCCTATCAGTGGTGTCAACAAGGATATTGCTGTTCTTCAATGCCATGGGGACTGTGACCCTCTGGTTCCTTTAATGTTTGGTTCCCTCACTGTTGAGAAGCTTAAAAGTATGATAAATCCAGCCAACGTAACCTTCAAGACTTACTCTGGCCTGATGCATAGTTCGTCTCTTGAG GAAATGATGGATGTAAAACAGTTCATAGACAAACATCTACCTCGCGTAGACTGA